One window of the Puntigrus tetrazona isolate hp1 chromosome 13, ASM1883169v1, whole genome shotgun sequence genome contains the following:
- the c1d gene encoding nuclear nucleic acid-binding protein C1D, giving the protein MADDGPAEDYPTEIEENLNDFESSVSSVQNMVQTFVSVSRSDGLLKLDPLDRAKLDLMSAYALNSMFWMYLVTQGINPKNHAIKQELDRIREYMNKVKEITDKRKAARLDKDAASRFVRNALWDAEDKKRKDSTEHPRRGKHIRFS; this is encoded by the exons ATGGCGGATGATGGTCCAGCAGAAGATTATCCCACTGAAATTGAGGAAAACCTGAATGATTTTGAGTCCTCTGTGAGCTCTGTCCAGAATATGGTCCAAACGTTTGTGTCTGTATCCAGAAGTGACGGTCTACTTAAA CTGGATCCTCTAGATCGAGCTAAATTGGATTTGATGTCTGCATACGCCCTCAACTCAATGTTCTGGA TGTACCTGGTGACACAAGGAATCAATCCGAAAAACCATGCCATTAAACAAGAACTG GATAGGATCAGGGAATACATGAACAAAGTCAAAGAAATCACGGACAAAAGAAAAGCTGCACGTCTGGACAAGGATGCGGCGTCGCGGTTTGTTCGGAACGCGTTGTGGGACGCAGAggacaagaaaagaaaagactcAACCGAGCATCCTCGCAGAGGAAAACACATACGCTTTTCTTGA